CCACGGAGCTCCCTGCTAGCTAGAAACACTGAACAAGGCAGATTCTTTGTGCAaaccagtgtttctctgacactgtttggcacgtcACAGATGGCCGTTAGCCTAGGACCTGCTAaagtgtgctcacctttttttggTCTGATAACTTAACATTTGGACATACAGGAAGTTTTTGcgagagccaaattatccacagaggcaTCTTCTTCTCCAGAAAAGATGGACCGGAttatttaaaccggtaaaaacactgaataaagcagtttcatgttaaaaaaaaaaaaaaaaaaaaaaagaatctgtgtttttccgatGCTGTCTGCCACTGAGGGGTTACTAGCAATGGTGGCCAATGCGAAAAATGAAAATGGCTtgatctagagccagtgtttggcttgACCATTTTGAGCTacacatggcggtgcaacatggcgatctacAGTATGTAGACGAAGACCCAATTCCTATCTAAATATAAACGCCTCATtcaaaggaaacaaaaacacaacaattcttattttcaggtgatattTCATTTCTTGTAAtatatcccctaaatcctacacatggACCTTTCAATGTGATGTTCATGTATGATAGTGTTTTAATtgagtattttttatttgttagtgTCCCTGATggtctttgtttattttatttgattttcagGATCACCTTCTGCAGTTTCATTAACCAGGTGGACTATACGTTGAGGAAGTTCAGTTCCATTTTGTTTGGACATCTCTTGTTCTTTTGTAACAAAGATTTTAAAATGGGTCCCGGCTTGAAAGaggaacaaacaaaaagaggatcaaaatgttttaaactaacttttgtttttttcttgctgaATATCAGCAGTTTTTTTGTTCCAGTCACAGGGTATGTACTGAGGTCTTGCCATATCAGTCACAGAACTGCCATATGTTCCAAGAAGAGACTCACTGCTGTCCCTCAAGATATTCCCTCAACAGTGAAAGGTTTGGACTTGTATGGaaacaaaatttcaaaaatCCAAGTATCAGATTTCAAAAAGCTGTCAAATTTGACAGAGTTAAATctgaaatggaatataatcTCAGAGATAGATACAGGCTCCTTTACCAATCTGAATTCCCTCAAGaagttaaatctaaatgataACAAACTTACTGGACTTGGAGACAATGTTTTTGATGGTTTGGGCAGCCTAACACATCTCAGAATGAACAGAAATCAGATCAAAACAGTGGCATCCACCTCTTTTAAGTCCTTGACGAACTTGATGGTTTTGGACATCTCCGTCAACAAACTGTACCGCATAACAAATGTTCATACTATATTACAGCACCTGCCAAATCTACTGGAGCTGTCAGTCGCAAACAACAACTTAACCTCTTTTCAGTCGTGGGAACTGACAAACAGCTCACTAAAACTTGCCCACCTTGATTTGTCTCAAAATCCCATTGGAGACTTTAGGATCACTGCAGATGTTTTTCCTAATCTCACCTGGTTAAACACTGGGGGCTCTTCTAAGAGGCATCACATGAAATGGGACGTTCGTAACAAGACTTTTCTTCGTAGAGTGTCTACTTTTGATATTAGTGGGCTTCAAATACCTTcagaagacatgaaaacaatacTATGGACCTTCAACTCCTCACTGACGACAGTGAAGATGAATGATATGAAACGCACACACCTGAGAGCCTTAATTAACATCTCCTGCAGCATCCCAACAGTGTCCTCACTTCAACTCAGAAGTAACAACCTCTTTTTTGTGAGTTCAAATTTGTTACTGTTGTGTTTTAAGGTAACAGAGTTAGATTTAGCAGATAACTCaatgaaaaatatcaaagacGATGCCTTCAAATATCTTCAAGATATAACGGTCTTGGCTCTGAATCACAACAGGCTTTCATCTGTTCCAGCTGCCATAAGGAATCTACCAACTCTTGAAGAGCTAGATCTCAGCAAAAATAATATCACCACACTTGGGTGTCACGATTTCGCCAATCTGACAAAGCTCAGACAGCTCAGCCTTCATCAGAATTCAATCTCAGCTCTACAGGGGTGTGTTTTCAAGGATTTAATACACTTGGAAGTTTTAAAGCTACAGAATAACAGCATTTCTAAACTGAATGATGCTTTCATAAAATACTTGCCAAATCTGAGACAACTGCgtctgaattcaaataaactcACAGCAATTAAACGTGGGGAATTTAGGGGCTTGCGGTCCCTCCAGAACTTGTCATTACATGAAAATCAGATAACAGTACTTGAAAATGGGTGTTTTACTGGACTGACAAATCTTATGGATATCCAGCTGCACAAGAATGATATTAAAAGACATAAAGATTACAAAGATGGTTTCAGAGATCTGATAAATTTAAAACGATTGGATTTgagtaacaataacattaaataCGATGAGAGCTCAGCTTTGCCTGATCCACCATTTTCTCATCTGTTCAATTTGGAGACACTGGCTTTTACTGGAAATCACCGCAGAGGGAAGTCCCAGCTACCTTGCAACTTCCTGCAAGGCTTGACTAATCTTTTAGATTTCACTGGCAGGAATCTTCAGCTTATATCCTTGCACAAAGACACATTTAATCACACGCCAAAACTGCAAAACCTTGATATAAGCTCAAATGAACTTATGGATCTTTCTTCAGAATTGTTTTACCCAATTAGAGATCTCAAAAGCCTCTATATATCTAGAATAAATCTTGGGTCTCTAGACTTCTTTAAAGATGCCAGCCTAACTAAGCTGGAGTTCCTGCAGGCAAGAAAGAatcagttttcagttttcagtgagGAAGCACTGGAGTCCATGCCAGCTCTGGCTTACTTGGATCTTCAAGGCAATAGTTTCACCTGTGACTGTGATAACGCCTGGTTCCTCAAGTGGACAGAAAACAACCAGCAAACACAAGTTTTTGATGCCTACAGCTTTGTGTGCAACTATCCTCCACACCTTAAAGGTATGAAACTGTTGAAGCTCGATGTCCGGTCCTGCACAGTGGACACTGAATTCATCTGCTTTATCTCCACCACATGTATGATCCTCCTGTTTATGGTGGCATCCTTCACCTACCATTTCCTGAGGTGGTACTTGGCCTATGCCTACTACATCTTCTTGGCTTTTCTCTTTGACACAAAGCATAAAAACAAGCAAGCTCCAAATCAGTATGATGCCTTCATCTCCTACAACACCCACGATGAGCCATGGGTCATCAGACAGCTGTTGCCAAAACTGGAAGGGGAGCAAGGCTGGAGATTGTGTCTGCACCATCGAGACTTCGAGCCAGGTAAGACCACCCTTTACAACTggcattaaacacatttttagccatgctagtgcAATAGCTTTTGGGACGGCAATATCAGTCTGTCCAGAATCAGTGGCAGTGTTTGGGTTCTGGGAGCAGAGGCACAAAGCAACATTGACAAGGCTGGTATATGCACTGACAGGTATGATTGGGAAATGACACACAGGTGAACAGGAGGAT
This is a stretch of genomic DNA from Epinephelus fuscoguttatus linkage group LG21, E.fuscoguttatus.final_Chr_v1. It encodes these proteins:
- the LOC125881726 gene encoding toll-like receptor 13 isoform X2 translates to MGPGLKEEQTKRGSKCFKLTFVFFLLNISSFFVPVTGYVLRSCHISHRTAICSKKRLTAVPQDIPSTVKGLDLYGNKISKIQVSDFKKLSNLTELNLKWNIISEIDTGSFTNLNSLKKLNLNDNKLTGLGDNVFDGLGSLTHLRMNRNQIKTVASTSFKSLTNLMVLDISVNKLYRITNVHTILQHLPNLLELSVANNNLTSFQSWELTNSSLKLAHLDLSQNPIGDFRITADVFPNLTWLNTGGSSKRHHMKWDVRNKTFLRRVSTFDISGLQIPSEDMKTILWTFNSSLTTVKMNDMKRTHLRALINISCSIPTVSSLQLRSNNLFFVSSNLLLLCFKVTELDLADNSMKNIKDDAFKYLQDITVLALNHNRLSSVPAAIRNLPTLEELDLSKNNITTLGCHDFANLTKLRQLSLHQNSISALQGCVFKDLIHLEVLKLQNNSISKLNDAFIKYLPNLRQLRLNSNKLTAIKRGEFRGLRSLQNLSLHENQITVLENGCFTGLTNLMDIQLHKNDIKRHKDYKDGFRDLINLKRLDLSNNNIKYDESSALPDPPFSHLFNLETLAFTGNHRRGKSQLPCNFLQGLTNLLDFTGRNLQLISLHKDTFNHTPKLQNLDISSNELMDLSSELFYPIRDLKSLYISRINLGSLDFFKDASLTKLEFLQARKNQFSVFSEEALESMPALAYLDLQGNSFTCDCDNAWFLKWTENNQQTQVFDAYSFVCNYPPHLKGMKLLKLDVRSCTVDTEFICFISTTCMILLFMVASFTYHFLRWYLAYAYYIFLAFLFDTKHKNKQAPNQYDAFISYNTHDEPWVIRQLLPKLEGEQGWRLCLHHRDFEPGKPIIDNITNAIYGSRKTICVISHRYLESEWCSREIQVASFRLFDEQKDVLILVFLEDIPTTQLSPYYRMRKLLKRQTYLSWSRASEHPELFWERLRQALKTREDLGEDEFNLIVTDRP
- the LOC125881726 gene encoding toll-like receptor 13 isoform X1 codes for the protein MLLMYMRLTLYITWITFCSFINQVDYTLRKFSSILFGHLLFFCNKDFKMGPGLKEEQTKRGSKCFKLTFVFFLLNISSFFVPVTGYVLRSCHISHRTAICSKKRLTAVPQDIPSTVKGLDLYGNKISKIQVSDFKKLSNLTELNLKWNIISEIDTGSFTNLNSLKKLNLNDNKLTGLGDNVFDGLGSLTHLRMNRNQIKTVASTSFKSLTNLMVLDISVNKLYRITNVHTILQHLPNLLELSVANNNLTSFQSWELTNSSLKLAHLDLSQNPIGDFRITADVFPNLTWLNTGGSSKRHHMKWDVRNKTFLRRVSTFDISGLQIPSEDMKTILWTFNSSLTTVKMNDMKRTHLRALINISCSIPTVSSLQLRSNNLFFVSSNLLLLCFKVTELDLADNSMKNIKDDAFKYLQDITVLALNHNRLSSVPAAIRNLPTLEELDLSKNNITTLGCHDFANLTKLRQLSLHQNSISALQGCVFKDLIHLEVLKLQNNSISKLNDAFIKYLPNLRQLRLNSNKLTAIKRGEFRGLRSLQNLSLHENQITVLENGCFTGLTNLMDIQLHKNDIKRHKDYKDGFRDLINLKRLDLSNNNIKYDESSALPDPPFSHLFNLETLAFTGNHRRGKSQLPCNFLQGLTNLLDFTGRNLQLISLHKDTFNHTPKLQNLDISSNELMDLSSELFYPIRDLKSLYISRINLGSLDFFKDASLTKLEFLQARKNQFSVFSEEALESMPALAYLDLQGNSFTCDCDNAWFLKWTENNQQTQVFDAYSFVCNYPPHLKGMKLLKLDVRSCTVDTEFICFISTTCMILLFMVASFTYHFLRWYLAYAYYIFLAFLFDTKHKNKQAPNQYDAFISYNTHDEPWVIRQLLPKLEGEQGWRLCLHHRDFEPGKPIIDNITNAIYGSRKTICVISHRYLESEWCSREIQVASFRLFDEQKDVLILVFLEDIPTTQLSPYYRMRKLLKRQTYLSWSRASEHPELFWERLRQALKTREDLGEDEFNLIVTDRP